In one window of Skermanella rosea DNA:
- a CDS encoding S1C family serine protease translates to MPSSDDWQIPPEFQPDPDAVAFDLDRALSSVVALRASVPDDAFTAETLGTQRAGQGAVIREDGLVLTIGYLIAEAEEIWLTTSDGRAVKGHVLAYDYDSGFGIVQALSPLGVPALSLGNSRHATVGEHVVIGGSGGRPHSLAARVAARQEFAGYWEYLLDDAIFTVPAHPNWGGTALLGPQGELLGIGSLQLQSRDSGGRLVPLNMSVPIDLLKPILDDLLRLGRSSGPSRPWLGLYATEDERDRVVLAGLAGDGPARRAELRAGDIVRAIAGKPIQSLAGFYRSLWSLGPAGIDVPLTVEREGDVFDLRVGSADRSRFLKPNRLH, encoded by the coding sequence ATGCCATCGTCCGATGACTGGCAGATCCCCCCCGAATTCCAGCCGGATCCCGACGCGGTGGCCTTTGATCTGGATCGCGCCCTGTCCTCGGTCGTGGCCCTGAGGGCGAGCGTTCCCGACGATGCCTTCACGGCGGAAACGCTCGGGACGCAGAGGGCGGGACAAGGCGCCGTGATCCGCGAGGACGGCCTCGTGCTGACCATCGGCTACCTGATCGCCGAGGCGGAGGAGATCTGGCTCACGACCAGCGACGGCCGGGCCGTGAAGGGCCATGTCCTGGCCTATGATTACGACAGCGGCTTCGGCATCGTCCAGGCGCTGTCGCCGCTCGGCGTGCCGGCGCTGTCCCTGGGGAACTCGCGCCACGCGACCGTGGGCGAGCATGTGGTGATCGGCGGGTCCGGCGGCCGGCCCCATTCGCTGGCGGCAAGGGTGGCGGCCCGGCAGGAATTCGCGGGCTATTGGGAATATCTGCTGGACGACGCCATCTTCACGGTGCCCGCACACCCGAACTGGGGCGGCACGGCGCTGCTGGGACCGCAGGGCGAGCTTCTCGGAATCGGTTCGCTCCAGTTGCAGTCCCGGGACAGCGGCGGGCGGCTGGTCCCGCTGAACATGAGCGTGCCGATCGACCTGCTGAAGCCGATCCTGGACGACCTGCTGAGGCTCGGCCGCTCCAGCGGACCTTCCCGGCCCTGGCTCGGGCTCTACGCCACCGAGGACGAGCGTGACCGGGTCGTGCTTGCCGGCTTGGCGGGCGACGGCCCGGCGCGGCGGGCGGAGCTCCGCGCCGGCGACATCGTGCGCGCCATCGCGGGCAAACCGATCCAGTCGCTGGCCGGGTTCTACCGGTCCCTGTGGTCGCTCGGCCCCGCGGGCATCGACGTCCCGCTCACCGTGGAGCGCGAGGGCGACGTGTTCGACCTCCGCGTCGGCTCCGCCGACCGCAGCCGCTTCCTGAAGCCCAACCGGCTGCATTGA
- a CDS encoding LutC/YkgG family protein, producing MSAAREEILGRVRAALAGDPAGEIAIARDYRTSPGLSGAGLVDRFAERAEAYKATVRRVDAAGATEAIRRLQGRFVVPADLAESWLPADFVRDDGNLDHRELDAVAGVVTNCALAIAETGTIVLDAGAEQGRRAITLLPDFHVCIVPADRIVASVPEAIRALRGSLPRPLTFMSGPSATSDIELNRVEGVHGPRRLEILIVGTA from the coding sequence GTGAGCGCCGCGCGCGAGGAGATCCTGGGTCGCGTCAGGGCGGCCCTGGCCGGCGATCCGGCCGGGGAAATCGCCATCGCCCGGGACTACAGGACGTCGCCCGGCCTGTCGGGCGCCGGTCTGGTCGACCGCTTCGCCGAGCGGGCGGAAGCCTACAAGGCGACCGTGCGGCGGGTCGACGCCGCAGGCGCCACGGAGGCGATCCGGCGGCTTCAGGGGCGCTTCGTCGTTCCGGCAGATCTGGCGGAGTCCTGGCTGCCGGCCGATTTCGTGCGGGACGACGGCAACCTGGACCACCGCGAACTGGATGCCGTGGCCGGGGTGGTCACCAACTGCGCCCTGGCCATCGCCGAGACCGGGACAATCGTGCTGGATGCCGGGGCGGAACAGGGGCGCCGGGCGATCACCCTGCTGCCCGACTTCCATGTCTGCATCGTTCCGGCCGACCGGATCGTCGCGTCGGTACCCGAAGCCATCAGGGCGCTGCGCGGCTCCCTGCCCCGCCCGCTGACCTTCATGTCAGGGCCGTCGGCGACCTCCGACATCGAGCTGAACAGGGTCGAGGGCGTCCACGGCCCGCGCAGGCTGGAGATTCTGATCGTCGGGACGGCCTAG
- a CDS encoding adenylate/guanylate cyclase domain-containing protein, with the protein MKTGIDEAELDRRLATLETVRAWSPRVMSKLESFLRTADDRELYRVNPLAFGAERGIAEAEAIDLFLHASSLGLFEMDWLLVCPLCACIVESFGSLRTLEKHYRCALCRTDYEAVLDDYITITFTVCANVRRIRFHDPDALPARDYCFECRVTLDGVTPDGKPWMDHFAAATPEVRFIQPHAVERIEIDVGEGTLLGWDFDADDGFEFTVAEDAPPAPRPLAVNYEDRSCAPATGRIAAGRIVLEIRNASARRRLFGLTVTSPGFSHPDILFRPFLTGKRLLTTQTFRTLFRSELIRATEGIGVKDITLLFTDLKSSTALYDRIGDLSAFSLVQQHFDRLRDVTVANGGTVIKTIGDAVMAAFLNPRDAVAAAVAMLDEMERFNRDHVDRPLILKIGLHKGASIAVTSNDQLDYFGQAVNIAARVQSLAQAEEIYLTGDVHDYPGVGELLEPFVVERRTAHLKGVNLEMPVFRVAGGGSLTPATRLR; encoded by the coding sequence ATGAAGACGGGGATCGACGAGGCGGAGTTGGACAGGCGCCTCGCAACGCTGGAAACGGTGCGGGCCTGGAGCCCGCGGGTCATGTCGAAGCTCGAAAGCTTCCTGCGCACCGCCGACGACCGGGAGCTCTATCGGGTCAATCCGCTGGCGTTCGGCGCCGAACGGGGCATCGCGGAAGCGGAGGCGATCGACCTGTTCCTCCACGCGTCCTCGCTCGGCCTGTTCGAGATGGACTGGCTCCTGGTCTGCCCGCTGTGCGCCTGCATCGTCGAGAGCTTCGGCAGCCTGCGCACCCTCGAAAAGCATTATCGCTGCGCCCTGTGCCGCACCGATTACGAAGCGGTGCTGGACGACTACATCACCATCACCTTCACGGTCTGCGCCAATGTCCGCCGGATCAGGTTCCATGATCCGGACGCCCTGCCGGCACGGGATTACTGCTTCGAATGCCGCGTCACGCTCGACGGCGTGACGCCGGACGGGAAGCCCTGGATGGACCATTTCGCGGCGGCGACTCCGGAGGTCCGATTCATACAGCCGCACGCGGTCGAGCGGATCGAGATCGACGTGGGGGAGGGAACCCTGCTCGGCTGGGATTTCGACGCCGACGACGGCTTCGAGTTCACCGTCGCCGAGGACGCGCCGCCCGCGCCGCGGCCGTTGGCCGTCAATTACGAAGACAGGTCGTGCGCGCCGGCGACGGGCCGGATCGCCGCCGGCCGCATCGTCCTGGAGATCCGGAACGCCTCGGCGCGGCGCCGCCTGTTCGGCCTGACCGTGACGTCGCCGGGCTTCTCCCATCCGGACATCCTGTTCAGGCCGTTCCTGACCGGCAAGCGGCTGCTCACCACCCAGACCTTCCGCACCTTGTTCCGGTCCGAACTGATCCGCGCGACCGAGGGGATCGGCGTCAAGGACATAACCCTGCTGTTCACCGACCTGAAGAGCTCCACCGCCTTGTATGACAGGATCGGCGACCTCAGCGCCTTCTCCCTGGTCCAGCAGCATTTCGACCGGCTCCGCGACGTCACGGTCGCCAACGGCGGCACCGTGATCAAGACCATCGGGGACGCCGTCATGGCGGCCTTCCTGAACCCGCGCGACGCGGTCGCCGCCGCTGTGGCCATGCTCGACGAGATGGAGCGGTTCAATCGGGACCATGTCGACCGGCCGTTGATCCTGAAGATCGGCCTGCACAAGGGTGCCTCGATCGCCGTCACGTCGAACGACCAACTCGACTATTTCGGCCAGGCGGTGAACATCGCGGCTCGGGTGCAGAGCCTTGCCCAGGCCGAGGAGATCTACCTGACCGGGGACGTCCATGACTATCCCGGCGTCGGGGAACTGCTGGAGCCCTTCGTCGTCGAGCGGCGGACGGCGCATCTGAAGGGCGTCAACCTGGAGATGCCGGTCTTCAGGGTGGCGGGAGGCGGGTCTTTGACCCCGGCAACCCGGCTCCGCTAG
- a CDS encoding TAXI family TRAP transporter solute-binding subunit gives MLNTGKSILIAARFIAAMAIGALVSQETMAQQARETPGAQAAPVRKGGQSPAERINAWTVGLAGGQLEGAPLRLASEIARVVDDGDNAHVLPIVTRGPTENVNSLLYLRGVDMAIINTDVIEEYKAQVPNIQQQITYVLNLFPSELHVFVRPEIQSLDDLKGKKVNFNTLGTAAAYSGPLIFTRLGLDVEKTFIPHPVALEQMRNGAGDMAAVVFITSKPVDAFLKGRWEPGFKFLPVEYDRKFEDYYLPSRLDPADYPSLIPEGSQVTTIAVPTFLAAYNWPRSSDRYRRMARFVDNLFSRMPTLQGPGFDPKWKNVNLASRVPGLERYRAAQDWLDKSGSAQESSLPR, from the coding sequence ATGCTGAATACCGGTAAATCCATACTGATCGCGGCCAGATTCATCGCCGCCATGGCGATCGGCGCGCTTGTTTCCCAAGAGACCATGGCGCAACAGGCGCGGGAAACCCCCGGGGCGCAGGCGGCCCCCGTCCGCAAGGGCGGCCAGTCCCCGGCCGAGCGGATCAACGCCTGGACGGTGGGCCTGGCCGGCGGACAGCTGGAAGGAGCGCCGCTGCGCCTGGCATCGGAAATCGCGCGCGTCGTCGACGATGGCGACAATGCCCACGTCCTGCCGATCGTCACGCGGGGCCCGACCGAGAACGTCAATTCCCTCCTCTATCTCCGGGGAGTGGACATGGCCATCATCAACACTGACGTGATCGAGGAGTACAAGGCCCAGGTTCCCAATATCCAGCAGCAGATCACCTATGTGCTGAACCTGTTCCCGTCGGAGCTCCATGTCTTCGTGCGGCCGGAAATCCAGTCGCTCGACGACCTCAAGGGCAAGAAGGTGAACTTCAACACCCTCGGCACGGCGGCAGCCTATTCGGGACCGCTGATCTTCACGCGGCTGGGCCTGGACGTCGAGAAGACCTTCATTCCCCATCCGGTGGCGCTGGAGCAGATGCGCAACGGCGCCGGCGACATGGCCGCGGTCGTGTTCATCACCTCCAAGCCGGTCGATGCCTTCCTCAAGGGGCGGTGGGAGCCTGGCTTCAAGTTCCTGCCGGTCGAGTACGACAGGAAGTTCGAGGACTATTATCTCCCGTCGCGGCTGGATCCGGCGGACTATCCCAGCCTGATTCCCGAGGGCAGCCAAGTCACGACGATCGCCGTCCCGACCTTTCTGGCCGCCTACAATTGGCCGCGAAGCTCCGACCGCTACCGCCGCATGGCCCGTTTCGTCGACAACCTGTTCAGCCGCATGCCGACCCTCCAGGGGCCGGGCTTCGACCCGAAGTGGAAGAACGTCAACCTCGCCTCCCGGGTGCCGGGGCTGGAGCGTTACCGCGCCGCGCAGGACTGGCTCGACAAGTCCGGGTCGGCCCAGGAAAGCAGCCTGCCGCGATGA
- a CDS encoding (Fe-S)-binding protein, which translates to MRVALFITCYNDTLFPQTGIATVRLLERLGHTVEFPEDQTCCGQMHSNTGYGDEAIPLIRRFVKSFRDAEVIVSPSSSCVSNIRTAWLRTLADTGDEALKRDVAEIVPRVFELSQFLVDKLGIDDVGAYYPRRVTYHPTCNSLRALKVGDAPMRLLAKVRGLDLVELPDARECCGFGGTFAVKNEDTSVAMLSDKMRSVLGTRAEICTALDSSCLMHIGGGLHRLRSGVRTVHLAEILASTEKDFIHGERR; encoded by the coding sequence GTGCGCGTCGCGCTGTTCATCACCTGCTACAATGACACCCTGTTCCCGCAGACGGGCATCGCCACCGTCCGCCTGCTGGAGCGGCTGGGCCATACCGTCGAGTTCCCGGAGGATCAGACCTGCTGCGGTCAGATGCACTCCAATACGGGCTACGGCGACGAGGCCATCCCGCTGATAAGGCGTTTCGTCAAGTCGTTCCGGGACGCCGAGGTCATCGTCTCCCCCTCGTCGTCCTGTGTCTCCAACATTCGCACGGCGTGGCTCCGCACCTTGGCCGACACCGGCGACGAGGCGCTGAAGCGCGACGTGGCCGAGATCGTGCCGCGGGTCTTCGAGCTGTCGCAGTTCCTGGTGGACAAGCTCGGGATCGACGACGTCGGCGCCTATTATCCCCGCCGCGTCACCTACCACCCGACCTGCAACTCGCTGCGCGCATTGAAGGTGGGCGACGCGCCGATGAGGCTGCTCGCCAAGGTGCGCGGCCTCGACCTCGTCGAACTGCCGGACGCGCGGGAATGCTGCGGCTTCGGCGGCACCTTCGCGGTCAAGAACGAGGACACTTCGGTCGCCATGCTGTCGGACAAGATGCGCTCGGTGCTGGGTACCCGGGCGGAGATCTGCACCGCCCTGGACAGTTCGTGCCTGATGCATATCGGCGGCGGGCTGCACCGGCTGCGCAGCGGCGTGCGGACCGTCCATCTGGCGGAAATCCTGGCTTCAACGGAAAAGGACTTCATCCATGGCGAGCGCCGCTGA
- a CDS encoding LutB/LldF family L-lactate oxidation iron-sulfur protein: MASAAEPRTFPQLARRAVADTQLRRNIGNATQTIRTKRAAVVAEVPDWEELREAGRSLKEHTLRNLDRYLVQLEESVTKAGGQVHWARDGAEATRIVTDIAKRHSVKEVIKVKSITTEEIKLNEALEDAGIRPFETDLAELIIQLGDDVSSHILVPAIHRNRAEIRELFMRKLGLTELSDRPSDLTAAARSYLREKFLTVPMAVSGANFGICDTGTICVVESEGNGRMCLTLPKVLVSVMGIEKLVPTWEDMEVFLQLLPRSSTGERMNPYNSLWTGVTPGDGPQEFHLVLLDNRRTDVLADRTGRQTLNCIRCSACLNVCPVYARTGGHAYHSEYQGPIGAILTPQLHGMDAAASLPFASSLCGACYEVCPVKINIPEVLVHLRTRAVARSGPSLEKLAMGAAIRMFDNPGLLETAQKIARIAQRPFVSDGYITGGLGPVRQWTRARDLPAVPDQSFREWWRTRR, translated from the coding sequence ATGGCGAGCGCCGCTGAGCCGCGCACCTTCCCGCAGCTGGCGAGGCGCGCGGTTGCCGATACCCAGCTCCGCCGCAACATCGGCAACGCCACCCAGACGATCCGCACCAAGCGCGCCGCCGTCGTCGCCGAGGTGCCGGACTGGGAGGAGCTGCGCGAGGCCGGCCGCTCCCTGAAGGAGCACACGCTGCGCAACCTGGACCGCTACCTGGTCCAGCTGGAGGAGTCGGTCACCAAGGCCGGCGGGCAGGTCCACTGGGCAAGGGACGGCGCGGAAGCCACCCGCATCGTCACCGACATCGCCAAGCGGCATTCCGTCAAGGAGGTGATCAAGGTCAAGTCGATCACGACGGAGGAGATCAAGCTGAACGAGGCGCTGGAGGATGCGGGCATCCGGCCGTTCGAGACCGACCTGGCCGAGCTGATCATCCAGCTCGGCGACGACGTCTCTTCCCATATCCTGGTGCCGGCGATCCACCGCAACCGGGCGGAGATCCGCGAACTGTTCATGCGGAAGCTGGGGCTGACGGAATTGTCCGACCGCCCGTCCGACCTGACCGCGGCGGCGCGCTCATACCTGCGCGAGAAGTTCCTGACCGTGCCCATGGCGGTCAGCGGGGCCAATTTCGGCATCTGCGACACCGGCACGATCTGCGTCGTGGAGTCGGAGGGGAACGGCCGCATGTGCCTGACGCTGCCCAAGGTGCTGGTCAGCGTGATGGGGATCGAGAAGCTGGTGCCGACCTGGGAGGACATGGAAGTCTTCCTCCAGCTCCTGCCGCGGTCCTCCACCGGCGAGCGGATGAACCCCTACAATTCCCTGTGGACAGGCGTCACGCCGGGGGACGGCCCGCAGGAATTCCACCTGGTGCTGCTCGACAACCGCCGAACCGACGTGCTGGCCGACCGGACCGGACGGCAGACGCTCAACTGCATCCGGTGCAGCGCCTGCCTGAACGTCTGCCCCGTCTATGCCCGGACGGGCGGCCATGCCTATCATTCCGAATACCAGGGACCGATCGGCGCGATCCTCACGCCCCAGCTCCACGGGATGGACGCGGCGGCTTCGCTCCCCTTCGCCTCGTCGCTGTGCGGCGCCTGCTACGAGGTCTGCCCGGTCAAGATCAACATTCCCGAGGTGCTGGTCCATCTGCGCACCCGGGCGGTCGCCCGAAGCGGCCCCAGCCTGGAGAAACTCGCCATGGGCGCCGCGATCCGCATGTTCGACAATCCCGGCCTGCTGGAGACCGCGCAGAAGATCGCGCGGATCGCGCAGCGTCCGTTCGTCAGCGACGGCTACATCACCGGCGGGCTGGGGCCGGTCCGCCAGTGGACAAGGGCGCGGGACCTTCCCGCCGTGCCCGACCAGAGTTTCCGCGAGTGGTGGAGGACACGCCGGTGA
- a CDS encoding DUF697 domain-containing protein, with protein sequence MAGEKQPEPKTEEIDRSFEEADDDTRTPAERAGVIINHATAQAAFWGAWPAVSWVALVMINMTMIVFIGRAYGHLWDKDKARGLLFQILRGMGLSTGLLLAGGKFVNDALKLTGLGTIPAMAADAVLCGAVTYAVGHTTEAYFKQDGQMSKQALKAAFKEQYRQAKQRMKETPPAVP encoded by the coding sequence ATGGCCGGGGAGAAGCAACCCGAACCGAAGACCGAGGAGATCGACAGGAGCTTCGAGGAGGCCGACGACGATACCCGGACCCCGGCGGAACGGGCCGGAGTGATCATCAACCATGCGACCGCGCAGGCCGCCTTCTGGGGGGCATGGCCCGCGGTCTCCTGGGTCGCGCTGGTGATGATCAACATGACGATGATCGTCTTCATCGGCCGCGCCTACGGCCATCTGTGGGACAAGGACAAGGCCAGGGGCCTGCTGTTCCAGATCCTGCGGGGCATGGGGCTCTCGACCGGCCTGCTGCTCGCGGGTGGCAAGTTCGTCAACGACGCCCTGAAGCTCACCGGCCTGGGGACGATCCCGGCCATGGCGGCGGATGCCGTGCTGTGCGGGGCCGTGACCTATGCCGTCGGCCACACGACCGAGGCCTATTTCAAGCAGGACGGCCAGATGAGCAAGCAGGCCCTGAAGGCGGCGTTCAAGGAACAGTACCGCCAAGCGAAGCAGAGAATGAAGGAGACGCCGCCCGCCGTCCCGTGA